A genomic stretch from Scheffersomyces stipitis CBS 6054 chromosome 6, complete sequence includes:
- the RPN4 gene encoding zf-C2H2 Zinc finger, C2H2 type (Regulatory Particle Non-ATPase. zf-C2H2 Zinc finger, C2H2 type~go_component nucleus~go_function nucleic acid binding; zinc ion binding), translating into MTSIAVFPPLKRSITDIMDEELYHIPNSPIQFSSRNATQPQTQTQQNQNQSQLFSGFKSINSSPALAHNTLFIHNAVNGSSSSLNASTTDSFLDQYVYSNNLNATSSINSSTNVSTANANSNHGSNVNTNPANFDAMDVDEAFNTPSLFVSPFTDYGNPDSSLLTNNQINPFSFAFPARPTRRRHITTLDDDSSLRSSTKKEDDYLLFNPDIQPSHLINNKSFFNDDYLFVPNIANLAANGIIPGYENDYLLVDDFDEEIEADLSDDEEDDDNYFHFDDDLDDLVMNSNEYPEDNININVNLMDMDDYLKNTSSTNNNPAETIRLNKNDVMNGGYIDVKQDKIAQSHEISSHEIDHEDDIDELELEDEEFDDRRHSTKSFAHKSAAEISANNPNHQCDLINPLTGVPCNKQFSRPYDLIRHQETIHASKKKIFRCVICEGRANGGPGNGKSKTFSRGDALSRHIKVKHGLVGKEAIDIINAAKENVEYVSV; encoded by the exons ATGACTTCCATCGCCGTGTTTCCTCCCTTGAAGAGATCCATCACAGACATCATGGACGAGGAACTCTACCACATCCCCAACTCCCCCATCCAGTTCAGCTCGCGCAACGCCACCCAGCCCCAGACGCAGACGCagcagaaccagaaccagtcACAGCTCTTTTCGGGTTTCAAATCGATCAACTCGTCGCCGGCTTTGGCCCACAACACCTTGTTCATACATAACGCCGTCAACGGCTCCAGCTCGTCGTTGAATGCGTCCACCACTGATAGTTTCTTGGACCAGTACGTGTACTCGAACAATCTCAACGCCACATCTTCCATCAACTCGTCGACAAACGTAAGCACCGCAAATGCCAACAGCAATCACGGCAGTAACGTGAATACAAACCCTGCTAACTTCGACGCCATGGACGTTGACGAAGCGTTCAACACCCCCAGTCTATTTGTCAGCCCCTTTACCGACTACGGCAATCCAGACTCATCGCTTCTCACCAACAACCAAATCAACCCCTTCTCGTTC GCTTTCCCCGCTCGTCccaccagaagaagacataTCACAACCTTAGACGATGACTCATCGCTTCGCTCTTctaccaagaaggaagacgaCTACTTATTGTTTAACCCCGACATCCAGCCCTCGCACctcatcaacaacaagtcgttCTTCAACGACGATTACTTGTTTGTGCCCAACA TAGCCAACCTTGCAGCCAACGGGATTATTCCAGGCTACGAAAACGACTATTTGCTTGTGGATGACTTTGACGAAGAGATCGAAGCCGATTTGTCAGATGACGAggaagatgacgacaaCTACTTTCATTTTGACGACGACTTGGACGACCTTGTGATGAACAGCAACGAATACCCTGAAGACAACATTAACATCAACGTCAACTTGATGGACATGGAcgactacttgaagaacacAAGCAGCACCAATAACA ATCCAGCCGAAACCATcagattgaacaagaatgaCGTGATGAACGGTGGCTACATTGACGTTAAGCAGGACAAGATCGCACAATCTCACGAAATCTCTTCGCATGAAATTGACCACGAGGATGACATTGAcgaacttgaacttgaagacgaagaatttGACGACAGAAGACATTCGACGAAGTCGTTTGCCCATAAGTCGGCAGCCGAAATATCCGCCAATAACCCCAACCACCAGTGCGACTTGATCAATCCATTGACGGGAGTCCCTTGCAACAAGCAATTCTCCAGACCTTACGATTTGATTAGACATCAAGAGACGATCCATGcttcgaagaagaagatctttAGGTGTGTCATTTGTGAAGGTAGAGCCAACGGGGGTCCAGGTAACGGAAAACTGAAGACATTCTCCAGAGGCGATGCTTTATCCAGACACATCAAAGTGAAACATGGATTGGTAGGTAAAGAGGCGATTGACATCATCAATGCCGCTAAAGAGAATGTAGAGTATGTGAGCGTATAA
- a CDS encoding predicted protein, whose translation MDFDEPLPLIRPPKQIPSSSEEASADNSAIYYAYGYGIIAVSWMIFLVSANSFFRIWQFVIEPLRSCGYESLYFQLATVFSTADNYVLSMWSIYVVVWWWAIVSWCGLKLFRHSKGGVEAV comes from the exons ATGGATTTTGACGAGCCGCTTCCATTGATCCGGCCACCGAAGCAGATCCCCTCT CTGCTGGAAGAGGCCAGCGCAGACAACTCAGCCATCTACTACGCGTACGGCTACGGGATCATCGCTGTCAGCTGGATGATCTTTTTGGTGTCGGCGAACTCCTTCTTTCGCATCTGGCAATTCGTGATAGAGCCACTCCGAAGCTGTGGCTATGAGTCATTGTACTTTCAATTGGCTACCGTGTTTTCTACGGCCGACAATTATGTGCTCAGTATGTGGAGCATTTATGTAGTGGTCTGGTGGTGGGCCATCGTGTCTTGGTGTGGATTGAAGCTCTTCCGGCATCTGAAGGGCGGGGTTGAGGCAGTGTAG
- the GPM1.2 gene encoding phosphoglycerate mutase (go_function catalytic activity~go_process metabolism), which yields MSGKVHKLIILRHGESQWNHENKFCGWIDIPLSEKGKSEAANAGKLIKQFGLDPDIIYTSKLTRSIESGLIILQYLNKLWINHIKTWRLNERHYGQYQGRDKHEVFKSLNSDKEQFQYIRRNYHGLPPLIEGKDPSIDERYSDIVNKDILPRGESLELVMKRLIPYFVSEIVHHQLIQLDKTVLIVTHGSIVRSLIKYLSNVSDDDISNINVPTGVPLVFEIDDNAELVRDYYYLDPELAQRGMEKVKNEGLKKEPHVNL from the coding sequence ATGTCTGGCAAAGTTCATAAGCTCATCATCCTTCGCCACGGAGAGTCGCAGTGGAACCACGAGAATAAATTCTGCGGCTGGATCGACATTCCTCTTTCGGAGAAAGGAAAACTGGAAGCAGCGAATGCTGGAAAATTGATAAAGCAGTTTGGGCTCGATCCAGACATCATCTACACCTCGAAGTTGACGAGGCTGATCGAGTCGGGGTTGatcattcttcaatatttgaacaagttgtgGATCAACCACATCAAGACCTGGCGGTTGAACGAAAGACACTACGGCCAGTACCAGGGCCGTGACAAACACGAGGTtttcaagagcttgaaTTCCGACAAGGAGCAATTCCAGTACATTCGCCGGAACTACCACGGATTGCCACCGCTCATAGAGGGCAAGGATCCCAGCATAGACGAGAGGTATCTGGACATCGTGAACAAGGATATTTTGCCACGTGGAGAGTCGCTAGAGCTCGTGATGAAGAGGTTGATTCCGTACTTTGTACTGGAAATTGTTCATCACCAGCTTATTCAATTGGACAAGACAGTGCTTATTGTGACACACGGGCTGATTGTGCGTAGTCTCATTAAGTATTTGAGCAATGTCAGCGACGACGACATCAGCAACATCAACGTTCCTACTGGAGTCCCTCTAGTGTTTGAGATTGACGACAATGCCGAGTTGGTACGGGATTACTACTATTTGGATCCAGAGCTTGCCCAGCGTGGGATGGAGAAGGTCAAGAACGAGgggttgaagaaagagccaCACGTGAATTTATAG
- a CDS encoding predicted protein: MFVSTNSSSTASYLATPPATPTLSLDEYYQILNIQEVRSELMPNMSKVKVDKPFTWNEVHFIVTTNQLELFARSQAATDRYLKFKHDLKESKVNILDHILANEVRWDVEDLREEGAIFADKSDLRIIHNRFPYYFEDDVSHLCVWSKVRIPTDPNSADGDITTETRNKINQYIEETFIRPLGLTWEQVEWFKNWTSLQSVKSISHIHVLIKGGDKNKIEQMVESV; encoded by the exons ATGTTTGTTTCTACCAATTCCTCTTCTACGGCTTCCTATTTGGCCACACCTCCTGCTACGCCCACGCTA TCTCTCGACGAATACTACCAGATCCTCAACATCCAGGAAGTCAGATCTGAACTCATGCCCAACATGTCCAAAGTCAAGGTAGATAAGCCATTCACCTGGAACGAGGTCCATTTCATAGTTACCACCAACCAGCTCGAGTTATTTGCACGTTCGCAGGCTGCCACAGACAGatacttgaagttcaagcACGACTTGAAGGAGCTGAAGGTGAATATTTTGGACCATATTCTCGCCAATGAAGTGCGGTGGGACGTAGAAGACTTGAGGGAAGAAGGCGCCATCTTTGCAGACAAATCCGACCTCAGAATCATCCACAACCGTTTCCCTTACTACTTTGAGGACGACGTCAGCCACTTGTGTGTCTGGTCCAAGGTGAGGATCCCTACCGATCCCAACAGTGCAGACGGAGACATCACcacagaaacaagaaacaagatcaacCAGTACATCGAAGAAACCTTCATCCGTCCCTTGGGTCTCACTTGGGAACAGGTTGAATGGTTCAAGAACTGGACGTCGCTCCAGAGCGTCAAATCCATCAGCCACATCCATGTGTTGATCAAGGGAGGcgacaagaacaagatcgaGCAAATGGTTGAGTCTGTGTAG
- a CDS encoding histone H4 (go_function DNA binding): MSGRGKGGKGLGKGGAKRHRKILRDNIQGITKPAIRRLARRGGVKRISALIYEEVRVVLKSFLENVIRDAVTYTEHAKRKTVTSLDVVYALKRQGRTLYGFGG, from the coding sequence ATGTCCGGTAGAGGAAAAGGTGGAAAAGGTTTAGGAAAGGGTGGTGCCAAGAGACACAGAAAGATCTTGAGAGACAACATCCAAGGTATCACCAAGCCAGCTATCAGAAGATTGGCCAGAAGAGGTGGTGTCAAGCGTATCTCTGCTTTGATCTACGAAGAAGTCAGAGTCGTCTTGAAGtcgttcttggaaaacgtCATCAGAGATGCTGTCACTTACACTGAACACgcaaagagaaagaccGTCACCTCTTTGGATGTCGTCTACGCCTTGAAGAGACAAGGTAGAACCTTGTATGGTTTCGGTGGTTAA
- a CDS encoding histone H3 (go_function DNA binding) gives MARTKQTARKSTGGKAPRKQLASKAARKSAPSTGGVKKPHRYKPGTVALREIRRFQKSTELLIRKLPFQRLVREIAQDFKTDLRFQSSAIGALQESVEAYLVSLFEDTNLCAIHAKRVTIQKKDIQLARRLRGERS, from the coding sequence ATGGCTAGAACCAAGCAAACAGCAAGAAAGTCCACTGGTGGTAAGGCCCCAAGAAAGCAATTGGCTTCCAAGGCCGCCAGAAAGTCCGCTCCATCTACCGGTGGTGTCAAGAAGCCTCACAGATATAAGCCAGGTACCGTCGCCTTGAGagaaatcagaagattcCAAAAGTCTACTGAACTTTTGATCAGAAAGTTGCCTTTCCAAAGATTGGTCAGAGAAATCGCCCAAGACTTCAAGACCGACTTGAGATTCCAATCCTCTGCCATCGGTGCTTTGCAAGAATCCGTCGAAGCCTACTTGGTCTCCTTGTTCGAAGACACCAACTTGTGTGCCATTCACGCCAAGAGAGTCACTATCCAAAAGAAGGATATCCAATTGGCCAGAAGATTGAGAGGTGAAAGATCCTAA
- a CDS encoding predicted protein codes for MEANASFADGGLLVSLYKQQYVAYSNLTNGSSETSFNILLASIVVSVLALIVRNQKNSKNKNSAALKPKKANIINRVWGKWTPDYDFKTPTPEPFKYWDFKKTKPMPYRAFKHKYTVTMGIRNMEWDSWIELDNQWLRYHNNKLDRFKERGDELYATSPLATAAAYELLDEFKRYLPARYPALFKATDIGMDNLETGESYDFRPGHHDDPMKLAAMFTQDDLAIMIEHEDGNYSLEAGAIALAGFWRLRDKFQMKLNEIHTSGDVPKYETNLKMGMTKFFRRLTVDKPVVRNNYFIQTDDNLGWSDSIGREDVEEIGGWYTAKVASEIDKLYFRSERQSLRRLPISGGVVFTIRTYFIPITELCDEPHIPRRLLNGINSWSDDVEEYRGYHKYKDILLPYLEKRAEEQEKEGLGSEPEVYPF; via the coding sequence ATGGAAGCTAATGCAAGTTTCGCCGATGGGGGCCTTTTAGTTTCCCTCTACAAGCAGCAATATGTTGCCTACTCTAACTTAACCAATGGCTCATCGGAGACTTCATTCAACATTTTATTGGCAAGCATAGTAGTTTCGGTTTTAGCTTTGATAGTGAGAAACCAAAAGAACAGCAAGAATAAGAATCTGGCTGCTTTGAAACCTAAAAAGGCCAACATTATTAACAGGGTGTGGGGCAAATGGACTCCAGACTACGACTTCAAGACTCCAACACCAGAGCCTTTCAAGTACTGggatttcaagaagaccaaGCCCATGCCATATCGCGCGTTCAAGCACAAGTATACTGTTACCATGGGTATCAGAAACATGGAGTGGGACAGCTGGATTGAATTGGACAACCAATGGTTGCGCTaccacaacaacaaattggaCCGGTTTAAGGAAAGAGGTGATGAGTTGTATGCCACTTCTCCCTTGGCTACTGCTGCAGCCTACGAGTTGTTGGACGAGTTCAAGAGATATTTGCCAGCTAGATACCCTGCATTATTCAAGGCTACAGACATTGGGATGGATAATTTGGAAACGGGCGAATCGTATGATTTCCGTCCTGGACACCATGACGATCCTATGAAGCTAGCTGCTATGTTCACGCAGGACGACTTGGCCATTATGATTGAACATGAAGATGGTAACTACTCGTTGGAAGCAGGAGCAATTGCGTTGGCTGGGTTCTGGAGATTGAGAGATAAGTTCCAGATGAAACTTAACGAGATCCATACTAGCGGTGATGTGCCTAAGTACGAAaccaatttgaagatggGGATGACAAAGTTCTTTCGTCGTTTGACGGTAGATAAACCTGTTGTGAGAAACAATTACTTTATTCAAACCGATGACAACTTGGGCTGGTCCGACTCCATTGGTCgtgaagatgtagaagagATTGGAGGCTGGTACACGGCCAAGGTGGCATCTGAAATAGACAAGTTGTATTTTAGAAGCGAGAGACAGAGCTTGCGCCGTTTGCCCATCAGTGGAGGAGTTGTGTTTACTATCAGGACCTACTTCATTCCTATTACAGAATTATGCGACGAACCCCATATTCCCCGTCGTTTGTTGAATGGTATCAACAGTTGGTCAGACGATGTAGAGGAGTACAGAGGATATCATAAGTATAAGGACATTTTATTGCCCTACTTGGAGAAGAGGGCAGAGGAGCAGGAGAAGGAAGGCTTGGGCAGTGAACCCGAAGTGTATCCATTCTAG